In Acipenser ruthenus unplaced genomic scaffold, fAciRut3.2 maternal haplotype, whole genome shotgun sequence, the following are encoded in one genomic region:
- the LOC117434049 gene encoding uncharacterized protein LOC117434049 isoform X2 produces the protein MLAPATLFSLILQSEMIKRPSGHAHSQEPRHSHAAPVATVSGVPMETVAAEREEELAADPSAGVAEETVVEDGVTMDADMEVGVGAEVELQEGADSVAPELSVGKELFSQSKWDLSSLSDDSSEEEGKGNEFLSQSKWDLSSLSADSSEDGCKTRGPRASGAGAGGGRVCRECGRSFPSWEELSLHFRDHQPEMTCNICRVVFRRVPSLRLHLSNAHRDASLRCHCGQAFPAVWDLNLHLASHCSHRELQCELCHMPCPSYAKLNQHRLMHAPRPPRYQPDRTATPPTAGASLAGSPQGGFPSRPVETPSLPPTTTQEEEWGDHAYVYKNRKRNNFAVVVRSVNSVTLRFPRDSVAEENRDKKIHVVVVRNVTGRKTEGIKQEEGGGDGDGRPAQVQGYRAIEHPAEEEEEEEEDVKPDVSSLVPPLPAALSSPALRSQDALKEEESSCPPALPDPALGDSETESIAESNPVLPESSSDSDSLPQGDSEFNPGEVSDASSEDSSFSSGNSSGSSYRPRKRRGSSGVGGGTGRNQPRSFQKPPRPIRPNPSSTTAPPAADTASHTASPSKCPHCGIAYSSPSLMLRHAQSCPERPVTVACELCSLTFPSQNSLIQHKAQGHHCVRMYACHLCREVFPDFVIFSRHDCPSLNSPSSSRQLPTSAAVQGSSPGAVTHDARGSPAVALISPPPPPPPLQSANTAPQLVLQPPAPDPNVATDVYPISGTLLSTNVASSSPSPNPNPSPDPHPAPNPEPLKILGLYVNLSKESTSEAGPLAPSTPPAPRRCLPRGVLFECRQCGASSPQPSLPVRHRYLHRGPRAHRCQCGKAFTRSLHLLRHQVCHAENSRYICGPCGATFTGASRLARHKKRKRRRRRNRKGTRRRACQDPFRCVCGLPFKKPAAYLWHKLKNSKSRAKKP, from the exons ATGCTCGCTCCGGCCACGCTCTTCTCCCTCATCCTCCAGAGCGAAATGATCAAGCGCCCCAGCGGCCACGCCCACAGCCAGGAGCCGCGCCACAGCCACGCTGCGCCC GTTGCCACGGTGTCTGGAGTCCCCATGGAAACGGTTGCCGCGGAGAGGGAGGAGGAGCTTGCTGCTGACCCGTCTGCAGGGGTTGCCGAGGAAACGGTGGTGGAGGATGGGGTTACCATGGACGCAGAcatggaggtgggggtgggggcagaGGTGGAGCTGCAGGAAGGGGCCGACAGCGTGGCCCCTGAACTGTCTGTG GGGAAGGAGCTCTTCAGCCAATCCAAGTGGGACCTGTCGAGCCTGTCTGATGATTCAAGCGAGGAAGAGGGCAAG GGGAATGAGTTCCTCAGCCAGTCCAAGTGGGACCTGTCCAGCCTGTCTGCGGATTCGAGCGAGGACGGGTGCAAGACAAGGGGCCCCAGAGCCAGCGGGGCGGGAGCCGGAGGGGGGAGGGTCTGCCGGGAGTGTGGCCGCTCCTTTCCCTCCTGGGAGGAGCTCTCCCTGCACTTCCGGGATCACCAGCCGGAGATGACCTGCAACATCTGCAGGGTGGTCTTCCGCAGGGTCCCGTCGCTGAGACTGCACCTGTCCAACGCACACCGCGACGCCTCCCTGCGCTGCCACTGCGGACAGGCCTTCCCGGCGGTCTGGGACCTCAACCTGCACCTCGCCTCCCACTGCAGCCACCGGGAGCTCCAGTGTGAGCTCTGCCACATGCCCTGCCCCTCCTACGCCAAGCTCAACCAGCACCGGCTGATGCACGCGCCCCGCCCGCCCAGGTACCAGCCCGACAGGACCGCGACTCCCCCCACTGCGGGGGCCTCGCTGGCCGGCTCTCCTCAGGGAGGGTTTCCCAGCAGACCCGTCGAGACGCCATCGCTGCCTCCGACGACGACGCAGGAGGAGGAGTGGGGGGACCACGCCTACGTTTACAAGAACAGGAAGAGGAACAACTTCGCCGTGGTGGTCCGGAGCGTCAACTCCGTGACTCTGCGGTTCCCGCGGGATTCCGTGGCGGAGGAAAACCGGGATAAGAAAATCCACGTGGTGGTGGTGAGGAACGTGACGGGGAGGAAGACTGAGGGAATCAAACAGGAAGAAGGGGGCGGGGACGGGGATGGGAGACCCGCACAGGTTCAGGGTTACCGGGCGATAGAACACCCtgctgaagaggaggaggaggaggaggaggatgtgaAACCGGACGTGTCCTCTCTGGTGCCGCCGCTCCCGGCTGCCCTCTCCAGTCCCGCGCTGCGTTCACAGGACGCTCTGAAAGAGGAGGAGAGCTCCTGCCCGCCCGCACTCCCGGACCCCGCGCTCGGGgactcagagacagagagcaTCGCGGAGTCGAACCCGGTCCTCCCCGAGAGCTCCAGCGACTCAGACAGCTTACCCCAGGGTGACTCGGAGTTCAACCCAGGGGAGGTCTCAGACGCGTCCAGCGAGGACTCCTCCTTCTCCAGCGGGAACTCCAGCGGCTCGTCCTACAGGCCCAGGAAGAGGCGTGGCTCCAGCGGCGTCGGGGGCGGGACCGGGCGAAACCAGCCGCGCTCCTTTCAGAAACCGCCGAGACCCATTCGGCCCAACCCCAGCAGCACGACCGCTCCCCCTGCTGCCGACACGGCTTCACACACAGCGTCCCCGTCCAAGTGCCCGCACTGCGGCATCGCCTACAGCAGCCCTTCTTTGATGCTGCGCCACGCCCAGAGCTGCCCCGAGCGGCCGGTCACCGTGGCGTGCGAGCTCTGCTCCCTGACCTTCCCCAGCCAAAACAGTCTGATCCAGCACAAGGCGCAGGGTCACCACTGTGTGCGCATGTACGCCTGCCACCTCTGCAGGGAGGTCTTCCCGGACTTCGTCATCTTCAGCCGGCACGATTGCCCGTCCCTCAACTCGCCATCCTCGTCTCGACAGCTACCAACGTCCGCTGCTGTCCAGGGCTCCAGCCCGGGGGCGGTCACGCACGATGCTCGAGGCTCGCCAGCAGTGGCCCTCAtcagccctcctcctcctcctcctcctctgcagtCTGCCAACACCGCACCCCAGCTTGTGCTTCAACCTCCCGCCCCCGACCCTAACGTGGCAACAGACGTATATCCGATCAGCGGGACGCTTCTCAGTACAAATGTCGCCTCCTCCAGTCCCTCACCGAATCCTAATCCTAGCCCCGATCCCCACCCAGCTCCAAACCCGGAGCCTCTGAAGATCCTGGGGCTCTACGTCAACCTGAGCAAGGAGTCGACCTCAGAAGCAGGCCCCCTCGCTCCCTccaccccccccgccccccgacGCTGCCTGCCCCGGGGTGTGCTGTTTGAGTGCCGGCAGTGCGGCGCCAGCTCCCCCCAGCCCTCCCTGCCAGTGCGACACCGCTACCTGCACCGGGGCCCCCGGGCTCACCGCTGCCAGTGCGGCAAGGCGTTCACACGCAGCCTGCATCTCCTCCGACATCAGGTGTGCCACGCCGAGAACAGCCGCTACATCTGCGGGCCCTGCGGGGCCACCTTCACAGGGGCCTCGCGCCTCGCTCGCCacaagaagaggaagaggaggaggaggaggaacaggaaGGGGACGAGACGGAGGGCGTGTCAGGACCCCTTCAGGTGCGTCTGCGGGCTGCCTTTTAAAAAGCCAGCCGCCTACCTCTGGCATAAACTGAAGAATTCGAAATCCAGGGCTAAGAAGCCTTAA
- the LOC117434049 gene encoding uncharacterized protein LOC117434049 isoform X1, giving the protein MLSCRLEPQHRGPGRPCDLHDARSGHALLPHPPERNDQAPQRPRPQPGAAPQPRCARESTFLPGVVATVSGVPMETVAAEREEELAADPSAGVAEETVVEDGVTMDADMEVGVGAEVELQEGADSVAPELSVGKELFSQSKWDLSSLSDDSSEEEGKGNEFLSQSKWDLSSLSADSSEDGCKTRGPRASGAGAGGGRVCRECGRSFPSWEELSLHFRDHQPEMTCNICRVVFRRVPSLRLHLSNAHRDASLRCHCGQAFPAVWDLNLHLASHCSHRELQCELCHMPCPSYAKLNQHRLMHAPRPPRYQPDRTATPPTAGASLAGSPQGGFPSRPVETPSLPPTTTQEEEWGDHAYVYKNRKRNNFAVVVRSVNSVTLRFPRDSVAEENRDKKIHVVVVRNVTGRKTEGIKQEEGGGDGDGRPAQVQGYRAIEHPAEEEEEEEEDVKPDVSSLVPPLPAALSSPALRSQDALKEEESSCPPALPDPALGDSETESIAESNPVLPESSSDSDSLPQGDSEFNPGEVSDASSEDSSFSSGNSSGSSYRPRKRRGSSGVGGGTGRNQPRSFQKPPRPIRPNPSSTTAPPAADTASHTASPSKCPHCGIAYSSPSLMLRHAQSCPERPVTVACELCSLTFPSQNSLIQHKAQGHHCVRMYACHLCREVFPDFVIFSRHDCPSLNSPSSSRQLPTSAAVQGSSPGAVTHDARGSPAVALISPPPPPPPLQSANTAPQLVLQPPAPDPNVATDVYPISGTLLSTNVASSSPSPNPNPSPDPHPAPNPEPLKILGLYVNLSKESTSEAGPLAPSTPPAPRRCLPRGVLFECRQCGASSPQPSLPVRHRYLHRGPRAHRCQCGKAFTRSLHLLRHQVCHAENSRYICGPCGATFTGASRLARHKKRKRRRRRNRKGTRRRACQDPFRCVCGLPFKKPAAYLWHKLKNSKSRAKKP; this is encoded by the exons ATGCTGAGCTGCagacttg AACCCCAGCACCGTGGACCCGGGCGCCCGTGTGATCTCCACGATGCTCGCTCCGGCCACGCTCTTCTCCCTCATCCTCCAGAGCGAAATGATCAAGCGCCCCAGCGGCCACGCCCACAGCCAGGAGCCGCGCCACAGCCACGCTGCGCCCGTGAGTCCACCTTCCTTCCTGGAGTA GTTGCCACGGTGTCTGGAGTCCCCATGGAAACGGTTGCCGCGGAGAGGGAGGAGGAGCTTGCTGCTGACCCGTCTGCAGGGGTTGCCGAGGAAACGGTGGTGGAGGATGGGGTTACCATGGACGCAGAcatggaggtgggggtgggggcagaGGTGGAGCTGCAGGAAGGGGCCGACAGCGTGGCCCCTGAACTGTCTGTG GGGAAGGAGCTCTTCAGCCAATCCAAGTGGGACCTGTCGAGCCTGTCTGATGATTCAAGCGAGGAAGAGGGCAAG GGGAATGAGTTCCTCAGCCAGTCCAAGTGGGACCTGTCCAGCCTGTCTGCGGATTCGAGCGAGGACGGGTGCAAGACAAGGGGCCCCAGAGCCAGCGGGGCGGGAGCCGGAGGGGGGAGGGTCTGCCGGGAGTGTGGCCGCTCCTTTCCCTCCTGGGAGGAGCTCTCCCTGCACTTCCGGGATCACCAGCCGGAGATGACCTGCAACATCTGCAGGGTGGTCTTCCGCAGGGTCCCGTCGCTGAGACTGCACCTGTCCAACGCACACCGCGACGCCTCCCTGCGCTGCCACTGCGGACAGGCCTTCCCGGCGGTCTGGGACCTCAACCTGCACCTCGCCTCCCACTGCAGCCACCGGGAGCTCCAGTGTGAGCTCTGCCACATGCCCTGCCCCTCCTACGCCAAGCTCAACCAGCACCGGCTGATGCACGCGCCCCGCCCGCCCAGGTACCAGCCCGACAGGACCGCGACTCCCCCCACTGCGGGGGCCTCGCTGGCCGGCTCTCCTCAGGGAGGGTTTCCCAGCAGACCCGTCGAGACGCCATCGCTGCCTCCGACGACGACGCAGGAGGAGGAGTGGGGGGACCACGCCTACGTTTACAAGAACAGGAAGAGGAACAACTTCGCCGTGGTGGTCCGGAGCGTCAACTCCGTGACTCTGCGGTTCCCGCGGGATTCCGTGGCGGAGGAAAACCGGGATAAGAAAATCCACGTGGTGGTGGTGAGGAACGTGACGGGGAGGAAGACTGAGGGAATCAAACAGGAAGAAGGGGGCGGGGACGGGGATGGGAGACCCGCACAGGTTCAGGGTTACCGGGCGATAGAACACCCtgctgaagaggaggaggaggaggaggaggatgtgaAACCGGACGTGTCCTCTCTGGTGCCGCCGCTCCCGGCTGCCCTCTCCAGTCCCGCGCTGCGTTCACAGGACGCTCTGAAAGAGGAGGAGAGCTCCTGCCCGCCCGCACTCCCGGACCCCGCGCTCGGGgactcagagacagagagcaTCGCGGAGTCGAACCCGGTCCTCCCCGAGAGCTCCAGCGACTCAGACAGCTTACCCCAGGGTGACTCGGAGTTCAACCCAGGGGAGGTCTCAGACGCGTCCAGCGAGGACTCCTCCTTCTCCAGCGGGAACTCCAGCGGCTCGTCCTACAGGCCCAGGAAGAGGCGTGGCTCCAGCGGCGTCGGGGGCGGGACCGGGCGAAACCAGCCGCGCTCCTTTCAGAAACCGCCGAGACCCATTCGGCCCAACCCCAGCAGCACGACCGCTCCCCCTGCTGCCGACACGGCTTCACACACAGCGTCCCCGTCCAAGTGCCCGCACTGCGGCATCGCCTACAGCAGCCCTTCTTTGATGCTGCGCCACGCCCAGAGCTGCCCCGAGCGGCCGGTCACCGTGGCGTGCGAGCTCTGCTCCCTGACCTTCCCCAGCCAAAACAGTCTGATCCAGCACAAGGCGCAGGGTCACCACTGTGTGCGCATGTACGCCTGCCACCTCTGCAGGGAGGTCTTCCCGGACTTCGTCATCTTCAGCCGGCACGATTGCCCGTCCCTCAACTCGCCATCCTCGTCTCGACAGCTACCAACGTCCGCTGCTGTCCAGGGCTCCAGCCCGGGGGCGGTCACGCACGATGCTCGAGGCTCGCCAGCAGTGGCCCTCAtcagccctcctcctcctcctcctcctctgcagtCTGCCAACACCGCACCCCAGCTTGTGCTTCAACCTCCCGCCCCCGACCCTAACGTGGCAACAGACGTATATCCGATCAGCGGGACGCTTCTCAGTACAAATGTCGCCTCCTCCAGTCCCTCACCGAATCCTAATCCTAGCCCCGATCCCCACCCAGCTCCAAACCCGGAGCCTCTGAAGATCCTGGGGCTCTACGTCAACCTGAGCAAGGAGTCGACCTCAGAAGCAGGCCCCCTCGCTCCCTccaccccccccgccccccgacGCTGCCTGCCCCGGGGTGTGCTGTTTGAGTGCCGGCAGTGCGGCGCCAGCTCCCCCCAGCCCTCCCTGCCAGTGCGACACCGCTACCTGCACCGGGGCCCCCGGGCTCACCGCTGCCAGTGCGGCAAGGCGTTCACACGCAGCCTGCATCTCCTCCGACATCAGGTGTGCCACGCCGAGAACAGCCGCTACATCTGCGGGCCCTGCGGGGCCACCTTCACAGGGGCCTCGCGCCTCGCTCGCCacaagaagaggaagaggaggaggaggaggaacaggaaGGGGACGAGACGGAGGGCGTGTCAGGACCCCTTCAGGTGCGTCTGCGGGCTGCCTTTTAAAAAGCCAGCCGCCTACCTCTGGCATAAACTGAAGAATTCGAAATCCAGGGCTAAGAAGCCTTAA